Below is a genomic region from Spongiibacter nanhainus.
GGATTCGATTTTGGCTTTTTCCTCTTCGCTGAGTTGCTTGAGGAATTCACTGCGCAGCCAATCGTCGGGGATCATTGCCTCAATAACGTCGTCCAGCGTAGCCAGATCGTTGAAGTAGGCTCCGAACGCTTTATCGAAGCGGTCGTAATATTTTTCGTCCTTGACCAGACAGACCCGTGCGAGTTGATAAAACTCGTCCACGTCCATAAAGGCCAGCCGCGCCTCTAGCCCGGAAAGCAGATCCATTAGCTCCCGGAGCGTGGCGGGAATGCCGGCATTTCGCAAGCCGAGAAAAAACTGTACCAACATAAGCGTCTATCTAATCAGGCGAATCAACTAGCGCATTTCGCGACGGTGCATAAAGGCCAGGCGTTCCAGCAACTGCACATCCTGCTCGTTTTTAAGCAGTGCGCCGTACAGCGGAGGGATCGCCTTGCTGTTGTCGCGATGCTTGAGAATTTCGTCGGGAATGTCGTCCGCCATCAGCAGTTTCAGCCAGTCAATCAGCTCGGAGGTAGACGGCTTTTTCTTCAGACCGGGGATCTGGCGAACTTCAAAAAAGACTTCCATGGCTTCCTGAACCAGGTTTTTCGCAATGCCGGGATAGTGCACCTCAACAATGCGCTGCATGGTTTCACGATCCGGGAAGTTGATAAAGTGGAAGAAACAGCGACGCAGGAAGGCATCGGGCAGCTCTTTTTCGTTGTTACTGGTGATCACGATAATGGGACGGTGCTTGGCTTTGATCACTTCGCCGGTTTCGTAGACGTGAAACTCCATGCGATCCAGCTCCACCAACAAGTCATTGGGGAACTCAATGTCAGCCTTGTCGATTTCGTCGATCAGCAGCACCACCTGCTCATCGGACTCAAACGCCTCCCACAGTTTGCCTTTCTTGATGTAGTTGGCAATGTCGTGGACCTTGTCGTCACCCAGCTGGGAATCCCGCAGACGGGACACCGCGTCATACTCGTAAAGGCCCTGCTGAGCCTTGGTGGTGGACTTGATATGCCACTGAATCAGGCGTTTACCCATGGCGCTGGCCACTTCTTCAGCCAGTAGGGTTTTGCCGGTGCCGGGTTCACCTTTAATCAGCAGCGGGCGCTGCAGGGTCACAGCGGCGTTGACTGCCATACTCAGATCGTCGGTGGCAACGTAGTTGTCCGTACCTGTAAATTTCATATTCTGTCCTGCTCGTCTCAATAGCGGTGGGCGTTGTGCAAGTGCACCCGCCTTTTCTACACTGGTCTACACTGGGTATTATCCGTTTGGTGGTCACACTACGCGGTGGGAAAAACACCCGCAATGGCCGCGCGGGCCAGCTACTATATCAAAAACAACCATTTCTCGTCGCGGTCGCCGATATACGCCTCTTTTCCAGGGAAATTTTAGCACCGCCCACAGGAGCAACAGCTATGCAGTACGATGATCTCAGCCTCAGTATCGGCCACACACCGCTGGTAAAAATCAACCGCATCAGCCCCCACAAAATTTTTGCCAAAATAGAGAGCCGCAACCCTGCCAATAGCGTGAAATGCCGCATAGGCGCCAAT
It encodes:
- a CDS encoding AAA family ATPase codes for the protein MKFTGTDNYVATDDLSMAVNAAVTLQRPLLIKGEPGTGKTLLAEEVASAMGKRLIQWHIKSTTKAQQGLYEYDAVSRLRDSQLGDDKVHDIANYIKKGKLWEAFESDEQVVLLIDEIDKADIEFPNDLLVELDRMEFHVYETGEVIKAKHRPIIVITSNNEKELPDAFLRRCFFHFINFPDRETMQRIVEVHYPGIAKNLVQEAMEVFFEVRQIPGLKKKPSTSELIDWLKLLMADDIPDEILKHRDNSKAIPPLYGALLKNEQDVQLLERLAFMHRREMR